The following proteins are encoded in a genomic region of Nitrososphaerales archaeon:
- a CDS encoding class I SAM-dependent methyltransferase, with product DLRVLSNFGLDVKNVKNYMDEFNMHVKYPKNPHHYPLIYALAKSINAKTIVETGVGMGCSTYTFLLSLDIKGRLYSIDVKKDVGQMVPSHLREKWRLFVGDSLVILPKLLDSLGEIDIFFHDSVHTEVHQLLEYSIAWKHLRSGGLLISDDVTEALPIFSRIVKSKATVFGNRLGVMRKQVC from the coding sequence AGATCTTCGTGTGCTAAGTAATTTTGGACTCGATGTAAAGAATGTTAAAAATTATATGGATGAATTCAACATGCATGTAAAGTATCCGAAAAACCCGCACCATTACCCTTTGATTTACGCTTTGGCTAAATCGATAAATGCAAAGACGATAGTTGAGACAGGTGTAGGGATGGGTTGCTCAACTTATACTTTTTTATTATCATTAGACATTAAAGGAAGGTTATATTCAATCGATGTAAAGAAGGATGTCGGACAGATGGTCCCTTCTCACTTAAGAGAGAAATGGAGGTTATTTGTAGGAGATAGTCTTGTAATCCTCCCCAAATTACTTGATTCATTAGGTGAGATCGATATATTCTTTCATGATAGCGTCCATACCGAAGTTCATCAATTACTTGAATACTCGATCGCGTGGAAACATCTAAGGAGTGGGGGGCTATTAATTTCAGACGATGTAACGGAAGCATTGCCTATCTTCTCTAGAATCGTCAAATCTAAGGCTACGGTGTTTGGGAATAGGCTCGGAGTGATGAGAAAACAGGTCTGTTAA
- a CDS encoding DUF4349 domain-containing protein, whose amino-acid sequence MIKSLHLKKRYLVIIFILMIALSGYIVGAMMYQEVEFVEEKDEPRAPLAQVSRPTSAPAPKPMITTEPAGTSPSTGLEMIGRKIIYEGWLVIEVKDIESTIEEIHRIVREMGGFVSQMSFSKYGEAKSATVTVRVPQVEFYTTLQYIGRLGELKDSKVSSQDVTEKYIDLEARLKNAQRQEQRLLQLLDRAQKVDEMLRIEQELARVREQIELYMSQLRYLERRVEYSTITISLREPKPPPTTPPAWLPEFRWDVPVRIGLQILFTVIQGLIVILFALIPISIVGLPTYYLYKKRKERRKDKI is encoded by the coding sequence ATGATCAAAAGTCTCCATTTGAAAAAGAGGTATTTGGTCATAATCTTTATTCTCATGATAGCATTATCGGGCTATATTGTAGGAGCGATGATGTATCAAGAGGTTGAATTTGTAGAGGAAAAGGATGAACCGAGGGCTCCTTTAGCCCAAGTATCTAGACCTACATCTGCACCTGCGCCCAAACCTATGATCACAACCGAACCCGCTGGAACTTCCCCTTCAACAGGGTTGGAGATGATAGGAAGAAAGATCATCTATGAGGGTTGGTTGGTTATAGAGGTGAAGGATATTGAGTCTACAATCGAAGAGATACATAGAATCGTACGAGAGATGGGTGGATTCGTTTCACAGATGTCATTCTCGAAGTATGGTGAGGCGAAGTCTGCAACCGTGACGGTGCGTGTACCACAGGTAGAGTTCTATACTACTCTACAATACATCGGCCGATTGGGCGAATTGAAGGATAGTAAGGTAAGCAGCCAAGATGTAACGGAAAAGTACATAGATCTTGAGGCAAGGTTGAAAAATGCACAACGCCAGGAGCAACGCCTCCTCCAACTACTCGACAGGGCCCAGAAGGTGGATGAAATGTTAAGGATCGAGCAGGAGCTCGCTAGGGTGCGTGAACAGATAGAGCTCTACATGAGCCAACTCAGATACCTAGAGCGCAGAGTCGAATACTCCACGATTACAATCTCGTTGAGGGAACCGAAACCACCTCCAACTACACCTCCCGCATGGCTCCCTGAATTTAGATGGGATGTACCGGTAAGGATCGGCCTTCAGATACTATTTACAGTGATCCAAGGTCTGATCGTGATCCTCTTCGCCCTGATCCCAATCTCTATAGTAGGTTTACCAACCTACTATCTCTATAAGAAGAGGAAGGAGAGGCGCAAAGATAAGATTTAA
- a CDS encoding FAD-dependent oxidoreductase, whose translation MSEKFYDVIIIGGAAAGLTAAIYTSRQGLKTLVVTKDIGGQALLAPHIENYPGFKSISGFELMQIFYQQAESFGSEFVYEEVKEVGKIDGNFYVKTFHGNVYTSKALILAFGKTPLEMGVPGEDKFVGKGVSYCATCDGPLFKDKVVAVVGFGEPAIDAALLLSRIASKVYLITKGSRLVGDEELIKRCMNEEKVTLMLNTEVMEIKGEKRVESLTLKNTKTSTIDELKVDGVFVELGYTAKTDFIRGFVEVNESGEIIVDKNQATSCPGVFAAGDVTDAPFKQLIISAGDGAKAGLAAYNYIQRLRGKPTKRADWRKF comes from the coding sequence ATGAGCGAAAAATTTTATGATGTGATTATAATCGGAGGTGCGGCGGCAGGGCTGACGGCAGCGATCTATACTTCACGCCAGGGTTTAAAGACCCTCGTAGTAACGAAGGATATCGGTGGGCAAGCGTTACTTGCACCACATATAGAAAATTATCCAGGATTTAAGAGTATTAGCGGTTTTGAATTGATGCAGATCTTTTATCAACAGGCCGAAAGCTTCGGTAGTGAATTTGTGTATGAGGAAGTGAAAGAAGTGGGTAAAATCGATGGTAATTTCTATGTAAAGACCTTTCATGGTAACGTATATACTTCAAAAGCGCTCATCCTTGCATTCGGTAAAACACCACTTGAAATGGGAGTTCCTGGTGAGGATAAATTCGTTGGTAAGGGTGTTTCATACTGCGCCACTTGCGATGGTCCTCTCTTCAAAGACAAGGTTGTAGCGGTGGTCGGTTTTGGAGAGCCTGCGATCGATGCAGCATTGCTACTATCTCGCATAGCGAGTAAGGTGTATTTGATCACCAAGGGTAGTAGGCTGGTCGGTGATGAAGAGCTCATCAAGAGATGTATGAATGAGGAGAAGGTCACACTTATGCTGAATACTGAAGTTATGGAGATTAAGGGTGAGAAAAGGGTCGAGTCTCTGACCTTAAAGAATACAAAAACTTCAACGATCGATGAGTTGAAGGTCGACGGTGTCTTCGTAGAGTTAGGATATACCGCGAAGACCGATTTTATCAGAGGTTTTGTGGAAGTGAATGAATCGGGCGAGATCATCGTAGATAAGAATCAAGCGACGAGCTGTCCAGGTGTCTTTGCTGCGGGTGATGTAACTGATGCACCATTTAAGCAGTTGATAATATCGGCAGGCGATGGTGCGAAGGCCGGTCTGGCCGCGTACAATTATATTCAAAGGTTAAGGGGGAAGCCTACCAAAAGGGCCGACTGGAGAAAGTTTTAA
- a CDS encoding DUF447 family protein, with amino-acid sequence MDLVQRLHRLGFLEHVIVESIISTYNPNGEPNAAPMGIIMNEKGQLLTRPFTNTQTYRNMVERGCAVVNITSKAELYYRTAFKGSSERIPSEWFENAKSVNAPYLKYADAHLETSVVNIQHHGENRAEILLKVESIDVKDSYIPQVYCRANFITIESIIHATRVRAFLSQKRLSEADELIRLIEYYNTTVCRIAPNSIYSTIMSNLLKRVNEWKSCIDDRV; translated from the coding sequence TTGGATCTGGTACAGAGGCTGCACCGATTGGGTTTTCTGGAGCATGTAATCGTAGAGTCTATAATTTCAACTTATAATCCGAATGGTGAACCGAATGCCGCTCCTATGGGCATAATTATGAATGAGAAAGGGCAATTATTAACCAGACCATTCACCAACACTCAGACATATAGAAATATGGTGGAGAGGGGTTGTGCTGTGGTGAATATAACATCGAAGGCCGAACTCTACTATAGGACTGCATTCAAGGGCTCGAGTGAAAGGATCCCATCGGAGTGGTTCGAGAATGCAAAATCGGTAAATGCACCCTATCTGAAGTATGCCGATGCCCACCTCGAGACCTCTGTAGTAAATATTCAACATCATGGTGAGAATAGGGCTGAGATTTTATTGAAGGTGGAGTCGATCGATGTGAAGGATTCTTACATCCCTCAAGTCTACTGTAGAGCGAATTTTATAACGATCGAAAGTATCATACATGCTACACGTGTTCGGGCCTTTCTATCACAAAAGAGGCTTTCAGAAGCGGACGAGTTGATCAGGTTGATAGAATATTACAACACAACAGTTTGCCGTATCGCACCAAACTCCATATACTCAACGATCATGTCCAATTTACTCAAGAGAGTAAATGAATGGAAATCATGTATTGATGATAGAGTATAA
- the mfnA gene encoding tyrosine decarboxylase MfnA gives MSRNVVLRELEEKLKGEPTYESGRILSSMCTKPHRFAVDVFTRFIEKNLGDVNLFPHVAEIEKEAIRMIGSLLSNPHASGHIVSGGSEANLFALWVAKKMKKGRNRVIVPRSAHISFRRAADILNLELIEVGLNENFQVDVNEVKRSIDDKTLAIVGVAGSTDLGVIDPIDELSELASTHNLYLHVDAAFGGFVIPFLKELGYRVNDFDFKLKGVDSITIDPHKMGLCPIPAGGIIFRNSSYLDLVREKIPYGTYGESEYTTITLTRSGGAALAVWALLKHLGFEGYLRIVKRCMKVTEALVREISTIKGLTLVVQPSMNIVGIRSENIDLHLIVNGLAKRGWVVSYLPTHIRLIIMPHVKMMDVKRFCKDLREILGKGL, from the coding sequence TTGTCAAGGAATGTCGTGCTACGTGAGTTAGAGGAGAAATTGAAGGGCGAACCCACGTACGAATCTGGAAGGATTCTATCATCGATGTGCACAAAGCCCCACAGATTCGCTGTAGATGTTTTTACTCGATTTATAGAGAAGAATTTGGGTGATGTAAATCTCTTCCCTCATGTCGCTGAAATCGAAAAAGAAGCTATAAGGATGATTGGGAGTCTACTTTCAAACCCTCATGCATCGGGCCATATAGTTTCAGGAGGGAGTGAAGCGAACCTATTTGCACTATGGGTTGCAAAGAAGATGAAGAAAGGTAGGAATAGGGTGATCGTACCTAGATCTGCTCATATATCATTTCGTCGTGCAGCCGATATATTGAACCTTGAGCTCATAGAAGTAGGCCTGAATGAAAACTTTCAAGTGGATGTGAATGAGGTGAAGAGATCGATAGATGATAAGACGTTAGCTATCGTAGGTGTTGCTGGCTCTACCGATCTGGGTGTTATAGACCCTATCGATGAACTCTCGGAGCTCGCATCTACCCATAATCTATATCTACATGTAGATGCGGCATTTGGAGGTTTTGTCATACCATTCCTCAAAGAATTAGGATATAGAGTGAACGATTTTGACTTTAAATTAAAGGGTGTGGATTCGATAACTATAGACCCCCATAAGATGGGCCTCTGCCCGATACCCGCAGGTGGTATCATCTTTCGTAACAGTTCATACTTGGATCTAGTAAGAGAGAAGATTCCCTATGGAACTTATGGTGAATCCGAATATACTACGATAACTCTGACCCGATCTGGCGGTGCAGCGTTGGCAGTATGGGCTTTATTAAAGCACCTTGGTTTTGAAGGGTACTTGAGAATCGTAAAGAGGTGTATGAAGGTAACCGAAGCTCTGGTGAGAGAGATCAGCACGATCAAAGGTTTAACCCTAGTAGTACAACCGAGTATGAATATCGTAGGTATACGTTCTGAAAATATCGATTTACATCTGATAGTGAATGGACTTGCTAAAAGAGGCTGGGTAGTATCTTATTTACCAACTCATATTCGATTGATCATCATGCCACACGTAAAGATGATGGATGTAAAAAGGTTTTGTAAAGATTTGAGAGAGATCCTTGGCAAAGGGCTTTAA
- a CDS encoding CooT family nickel-binding protein: protein MCESNVYLVGKDKEPFMRDVVFIDVEGNQIRLRDIMGLERVVQGRIIKIDFVNHSLFIKEY from the coding sequence ATGTGTGAATCTAACGTATATCTGGTCGGGAAGGATAAGGAGCCCTTCATGAGAGATGTGGTATTCATCGATGTGGAAGGCAACCAGATTAGGTTAAGGGATATTATGGGGCTGGAGAGGGTCGTGCAAGGTAGGATAATAAAGATCGACTTTGTGAACCACAGTCTATTCATCAAGGAGTATTAA
- a CDS encoding ATP-binding cassette domain-containing protein, giving the protein MAPIIQTYNLTKRFGKLVAVDHVNFSVEEGEIFGLLGPNGAGKTTIINMLTTLLKPTEGTAKILDYDIVKDESMVRRVIGLVPQELTVDEDLTGRENMILHARLYHLDREVIKKRVDEVLSLVGLLEFADKKVETYSGGMRKRLELAEGLIHHPKVLFLDEPTLGLDVQTRAVIWDYIKQLRKDHNMTIFLTTHYMDEADMLCDRVAIVDYGRIKVIDSPSKLKDGLGGDIIELDLVDEVEDKVKESITSIISNIPHVKEVKRDRNHYRIKVVKGEETLPIVIKDLAGRGLRIDRVSLVKPTLDQVYLEYTGRSLREVEGSSEDVWRLRMTLRRVRT; this is encoded by the coding sequence TTGGCACCGATCATCCAGACGTATAACTTGACTAAACGCTTCGGTAAGTTGGTAGCCGTGGATCATGTGAACTTCTCCGTGGAGGAGGGTGAAATCTTCGGATTGCTAGGGCCGAATGGGGCCGGTAAGACCACGATAATCAATATGCTCACTACACTCCTTAAACCTACGGAGGGGACTGCCAAGATCCTCGATTACGATATCGTGAAGGACGAGAGTATGGTAAGGAGGGTCATAGGGCTCGTACCACAAGAATTGACCGTCGATGAAGATCTTACGGGTAGAGAGAATATGATATTACATGCACGTCTATACCATCTGGATAGAGAGGTTATAAAGAAGAGGGTTGATGAAGTGTTAAGCCTAGTGGGCCTATTAGAATTTGCGGATAAGAAGGTGGAGACCTATTCGGGCGGTATGCGTAAGCGCCTCGAACTTGCAGAAGGTTTGATCCACCATCCGAAGGTACTATTCCTCGATGAGCCTACGTTGGGCCTCGATGTACAGACGAGGGCTGTGATCTGGGATTACATCAAGCAGCTGAGGAAGGACCATAATATGACGATCTTCTTAACCACTCACTACATGGATGAGGCAGATATGCTTTGCGATAGAGTCGCGATCGTCGATTACGGGCGAATAAAGGTGATAGACTCGCCTAGCAAACTTAAGGATGGCCTCGGTGGAGATATTATAGAGTTAGATCTGGTAGATGAAGTGGAGGATAAAGTTAAGGAGAGTATAACCTCGATCATTTCAAATATACCTCATGTCAAAGAGGTGAAAAGAGATCGTAACCACTATCGGATCAAGGTCGTTAAGGGTGAAGAAACCTTACCTATCGTCATCAAGGATCTGGCCGGGCGAGGTTTAAGGATAGATCGGGTATCGTTGGTAAAACCTACACTCGATCAGGTCTACCTTGAATATACCGGGAGATCGTTAAGAGAGGTAGAAGGTTCAAGTGAAGATGTTTGGAGGCTCAGGATGACACTTAGGAGGGTTCGTACATGA
- a CDS encoding ABC transporter permease, whose translation MIDEVLALTMREVKKWIREPLLIFIMLIQPTLWLGFFGKAFNLTGLVSIPPEIIQELPPDKTRIIAELFNRALQNTFGGTTDYFTYLAAGMLSVVVLFTSMFSGMSIVWDRRLGFLNKLLVAPISRSSIVMAKVCFSVLRGVIQALLVFSIALAFGLKLSSRFDLIDLLGIIVTLILLSIGLSSLFIAITVRIRSWEAHAAVVNLLNLPLMFASSALFPIKQMPDWLQMIARYNPVSYSSDNIRIFILHGDEFNMSMVISNFNFLIVFALVSSIVGIFVAERMLRSG comes from the coding sequence ATGATCGATGAAGTGTTGGCTTTGACGATGAGAGAAGTAAAGAAATGGATCAGAGAACCCCTTCTTATATTCATCATGCTCATCCAACCCACGCTCTGGCTCGGCTTCTTCGGTAAGGCCTTTAATCTAACAGGTTTGGTTTCGATACCTCCCGAAATCATTCAAGAGCTCCCTCCCGATAAAACACGTATCATCGCCGAATTGTTCAACCGCGCCTTACAGAATACCTTTGGAGGGACTACCGATTACTTCACCTACCTAGCGGCAGGTATGCTATCTGTCGTTGTACTCTTCACATCGATGTTCAGCGGTATGTCGATAGTCTGGGATAGGCGTTTAGGCTTTCTTAACAAACTACTCGTGGCGCCCATCTCAAGGAGCTCGATCGTAATGGCGAAGGTATGTTTCAGTGTATTAAGAGGGGTGATTCAAGCGCTATTGGTATTCAGCATCGCCCTCGCCTTCGGACTCAAATTGAGCAGTAGATTCGATCTGATCGATCTCTTAGGCATAATCGTTACATTGATCCTCTTAAGTATTGGCCTATCCTCACTATTTATAGCGATAACGGTCAGAATTAGGAGCTGGGAAGCACATGCAGCCGTGGTGAACCTTCTTAACCTACCGTTGATGTTTGCAAGTAGTGCCCTATTCCCCATAAAGCAGATGCCCGATTGGCTTCAAATGATAGCAAGGTACAATCCAGTATCCTACTCATCGGATAATATACGCATCTTCATTCTACATGGTGATGAGTTCAATATGTCGATGGTAATCTCCAATTTTAACTTCTTAATAGTATTCGCTTTAGTATCCTCTATAGTGGGTATATTTGTGGCTGAGAGGATGCTCAGATCGGGTTGA
- a CDS encoding TldD/PmbA family protein: MKKEELPTYAVNLGINSGASDVVASLVSWDGVMIRFSNNEVTVSKFFHEAVMKIFIMVEKHRAASTINVLSKEAVEDTVENLIKIAKITPPADIYAPLPKGPFIYDPSLLKPSNVLQEPSKLTEYVKEGIDGALEAGAQRVAGSLVAANTQVILETSGNVHAEQKSSSLEISIRAFTSKFSSGHGVSISQDEKGFQPFEAGKHAGEIAKLAQNPKQIEPGKYKALLGPLIFANFVNQIGIQSSAFLIDAGQSFLTGKIGQKVATELFTLRDDPTIPNTYGTKAFDDEGVPTRNNVIVERGTLKTYLHNTTTSKKFNTQTTSNAGLIVPQPWNLVVEQGNKRFEDLLSEIDHGIYVTNGWYLRFQDYQRGDFSIVPRDGIFLIKDRSIAHPVKDLRISDNMLRIFQNIEGISSERLWVKWWEVEVPTLTPYVIVNDLNFTRSLF, translated from the coding sequence ATGAAGAAGGAGGAGCTACCGACTTACGCAGTGAATCTAGGTATAAATTCGGGCGCTTCTGATGTGGTAGCGAGTTTAGTGAGCTGGGATGGTGTTATGATCCGTTTCTCCAACAATGAAGTCACCGTCTCAAAATTCTTCCATGAAGCGGTAATGAAGATCTTTATAATGGTGGAGAAGCATAGGGCTGCATCGACGATCAATGTATTATCGAAGGAAGCAGTAGAAGATACTGTAGAGAATTTGATAAAGATAGCGAAGATCACACCCCCAGCCGATATATATGCACCTTTGCCAAAGGGTCCTTTCATCTACGATCCATCCCTCTTAAAGCCTTCTAACGTATTACAGGAGCCGAGTAAACTGACCGAGTATGTAAAGGAGGGTATCGATGGTGCGTTGGAAGCTGGTGCCCAACGTGTCGCCGGCTCACTTGTAGCAGCGAATACTCAAGTCATACTAGAAACATCGGGCAACGTACATGCGGAGCAGAAGAGTTCGAGTTTAGAGATCTCCATAAGGGCCTTTACATCGAAGTTTTCATCGGGCCATGGCGTATCTATCTCTCAAGATGAGAAAGGATTCCAACCATTCGAGGCTGGGAAGCATGCCGGAGAGATCGCGAAGTTGGCCCAAAATCCGAAGCAGATCGAACCGGGTAAGTATAAAGCGTTGTTGGGCCCTTTGATCTTCGCCAACTTCGTGAACCAGATAGGCATTCAATCCTCCGCATTCCTAATCGATGCTGGCCAATCGTTCCTCACCGGTAAGATCGGGCAGAAGGTCGCTACGGAGCTCTTCACACTACGTGATGATCCCACAATCCCAAATACATATGGTACAAAGGCATTCGATGATGAAGGTGTACCTACGAGAAATAACGTGATTGTGGAGAGAGGTACATTAAAGACTTACCTACACAACACTACGACATCGAAAAAGTTCAATACGCAGACTACGAGTAACGCTGGTCTGATAGTGCCACAACCATGGAATCTGGTCGTAGAGCAGGGTAATAAAAGGTTTGAGGATCTGCTATCCGAGATCGATCATGGTATCTACGTGACGAATGGTTGGTACCTAAGGTTTCAGGATTATCAAAGGGGGGATTTTTCGATAGTGCCCCGAGATGGTATATTCTTGATCAAAGATCGGAGTATAGCCCATCCGGTGAAGGATCTCAGAATCAGTGATAATATGTTAAGAATCTTTCAGAATATAGAAGGTATAAGTTCGGAGAGGTTATGGGTCAAGTGGTGGGAGGTAGAGGTACCCACACTTACACCATACGTAATCGTCAACGATTTAAATTTCACACGATCCCTATTTTAG
- a CDS encoding TldD/PmbA family protein, whose protein sequence is MEDLLKLAIEYATHLGANYAEARFQSDVYETTVLKNGVHEVSTIDRFMGIGVRVLYKNSLGFAATNLISRDEIKELVERAVKIARAASDLIKNGISMGKGELAHDVKVEIKPRIRFDCVDRDSRIQLLKEVDESAKDGAERASVKLPARIFTLDTLITEKLLVTSDGVHLYSKIPRVAFNFFITAYDPQRGTAQRYSNLGESSGWEAVERLNLPELLNREASSLSRILKEAKRPPTDELDVILGPEVVGIVCHESCGHPSEADRILGREAAQAGETYLDVDSIGKRVGSEVVNVVDDPTLQRSFGFYLYDDEGVKARKRVLIKNGVINEFLHNRETASVFNIESNGSSRSVAYNREPIIRMANTYLEPGDHSFDELIDDVKHGIYIKNFMEWNIDDRRFHQRYVGLEAYRIENGELKELVRNPIIELTTIGLWSAIDAVGKDLEFQAAYCGKGDPMQGIPVWTGGPHVRLRRVRLGGAQV, encoded by the coding sequence ATGGAGGATTTATTGAAGTTAGCGATCGAATATGCAACTCATTTAGGTGCAAATTATGCTGAAGCTAGGTTTCAATCAGACGTTTACGAAACGACCGTTCTGAAGAATGGTGTGCACGAAGTTTCCACAATAGATCGATTCATGGGTATTGGTGTTAGAGTATTGTACAAAAATTCCTTGGGCTTTGCAGCGACGAATCTCATTTCTAGAGATGAGATCAAAGAATTGGTTGAAAGGGCAGTAAAGATCGCTAGAGCTGCTTCGGATTTGATAAAGAATGGTATCTCGATGGGCAAGGGTGAGCTTGCCCATGATGTCAAGGTCGAGATCAAACCGAGGATAAGGTTTGATTGTGTAGATCGTGATTCGAGAATTCAACTACTAAAAGAGGTCGATGAATCTGCTAAGGATGGTGCCGAACGGGCCAGTGTTAAACTACCCGCACGTATATTCACCCTCGATACCTTAATTACAGAGAAGCTTTTGGTAACGAGTGATGGTGTGCATCTTTACAGTAAAATACCGAGAGTGGCTTTCAACTTCTTCATCACAGCCTACGATCCTCAACGAGGTACTGCTCAAAGGTATAGTAACCTAGGTGAATCTTCCGGATGGGAAGCGGTCGAGCGGTTGAATCTACCGGAGCTACTGAATAGAGAGGCTTCATCCCTATCCAGAATCCTTAAAGAAGCCAAAAGACCCCCTACAGATGAACTGGATGTAATTCTAGGACCTGAAGTCGTCGGTATCGTATGCCATGAATCCTGCGGCCATCCTTCCGAAGCAGATCGAATTTTAGGTAGAGAAGCGGCCCAGGCTGGAGAGACCTACCTTGATGTAGATTCGATAGGTAAAAGGGTGGGTTCAGAGGTTGTGAACGTGGTGGATGATCCTACATTACAAAGATCTTTCGGCTTCTATCTCTACGATGATGAAGGTGTGAAGGCAAGAAAGCGGGTATTGATAAAGAATGGCGTAATAAATGAATTTCTCCATAATCGTGAAACCGCTTCAGTATTCAATATAGAGAGTAATGGGTCATCGAGATCTGTAGCGTATAACCGTGAACCTATTATCAGGATGGCGAATACTTATCTTGAACCTGGAGACCATTCGTTCGATGAGTTGATAGATGATGTGAAGCACGGTATTTATATCAAGAACTTCATGGAGTGGAATATCGATGATAGACGTTTTCATCAACGTTACGTGGGATTGGAAGCTTATCGAATCGAGAATGGTGAGTTAAAAGAGTTGGTTAGAAACCCTATCATCGAGCTGACCACGATAGGTTTATGGTCCGCCATCGATGCCGTAGGCAAGGATTTGGAGTTTCAGGCTGCGTACTGTGGTAAAGGCGATCCGATGCAGGGAATACCCGTATGGACTGGGGGTCCTCACGTGAGGTTGAGGAGGGTTAGGTTGGGAGGTGCTCAAGTATGA
- a CDS encoding MazG-like family protein — MHLSEIQKLSKDFELERGWERFPSSLVFVHLIEELGEIGRFITYKEGYKASGLGHHVKKRGLGREFAQAFSLFIQLANRFEIDLEKEFKKELRLMEKRFKAEDWREYMSNYTQKS, encoded by the coding sequence ATGCATCTATCAGAAATACAGAAGTTGAGTAAAGATTTTGAGTTGGAACGGGGTTGGGAAAGATTCCCGAGCTCATTGGTATTTGTACACCTGATCGAAGAGCTGGGTGAAATCGGCCGATTCATCACGTATAAAGAGGGGTATAAGGCTTCTGGATTGGGCCACCATGTGAAGAAGAGAGGGTTAGGTAGAGAGTTTGCCCAAGCATTCTCACTATTCATTCAATTGGCGAATCGCTTCGAAATCGATTTGGAGAAGGAGTTTAAGAAGGAGTTAAGATTGATGGAAAAGAGGTTCAAGGCTGAAGATTGGAGGGAGTATATGAGTAATTATACTCAAAAGAGTTGA
- a CDS encoding nicotinamidase, which yields MSKKYRIGKDCALLIVDVQNDFCPNGALPVPNGDEIIPVLNKYIEKFVKVGASIYATRDWHPPNHISFVSRGGVWPPHCVQNTKGAEFHPRLALPKDVRIVSKGFDPDREAYSGFEGTNLSSMLKAQGIRTVFIGGLATDYCVKATVLDALKEGFHVVFLEDASKGVDVNKGDSERAIKEMVEKGAEKATISQILTQ from the coding sequence TTGAGTAAGAAGTACCGCATCGGTAAAGATTGTGCGCTTTTGATTGTGGATGTACAGAACGACTTTTGCCCTAACGGTGCTTTACCCGTGCCCAATGGGGATGAAATTATACCTGTTTTGAATAAATACATTGAGAAGTTCGTGAAGGTAGGTGCGAGCATCTATGCGACCAGAGATTGGCACCCTCCAAACCATATTTCATTCGTGAGTAGGGGTGGAGTATGGCCACCACACTGTGTACAGAATACAAAAGGGGCAGAGTTTCATCCACGATTGGCCTTACCGAAGGATGTTAGAATAGTATCGAAAGGATTCGACCCTGATCGTGAAGCTTATTCAGGCTTCGAAGGGACGAATCTATCATCGATGCTCAAAGCCCAAGGGATAAGGACCGTCTTTATCGGAGGGCTCGCTACCGATTACTGTGTAAAGGCTACAGTCTTAGATGCCTTGAAGGAAGGCTTCCATGTGGTATTTCTGGAAGATGCTTCTAAAGGTGTAGATGTCAATAAAGGTGATAGCGAGAGGGCGATAAAAGAGATGGTAGAGAAAGGTGCTGAGAAAGCGACTATATCCCAAATCCTTACCCAATAA
- a CDS encoding HIT family protein, which yields MKDATDCIFCDIIKGKGDAAIVYSDESFIAFMDHRPITKGHTLVLPKKHYYTILDMPLSEVGELFTVVVKIARAVKDAMRADGFNLGQNNGRAASQVIPHVHVHIIPRYIDGGFDRFSRKLVALEELRKDAEIIAREISKK from the coding sequence ATGAAGGACGCGACCGATTGTATCTTTTGTGATATCATCAAGGGCAAGGGAGATGCGGCGATTGTATATAGTGATGAATCCTTCATAGCATTTATGGACCATAGACCGATCACCAAAGGGCATACACTCGTCCTACCGAAGAAGCATTATTATACAATTCTTGATATGCCTCTTTCGGAAGTTGGTGAACTCTTCACTGTAGTAGTGAAGATCGCGAGAGCTGTCAAGGATGCGATGCGTGCAGATGGTTTTAATCTGGGCCAGAATAATGGCAGAGCCGCTTCTCAAGTAATCCCTCATGTACACGTGCATATTATACCCAGATACATCGATGGAGGTTTTGATCGTTTCTCAAGAAAGCTAGTCGCGTTAGAAGAATTAAGAAAGGATGCAGAAATCATAGCGAGGGAAATTTCGAAGAAATGA